Genomic DNA from Paenibacillus donghaensis:
ATGCGGGAACCCGCAAGACGGATTGGGAGGGGGCTTTTGCCACTGGACTGGCGATGGCTGCAGCGAAGGCGGTGAATGTCGCCGCTGGTTATGAGGCTTCGATGTTCACCGCTGAGGTACGAAATACACCGGCTGCAAGGGCGCGCAACTGGTTCATTGACCATTATCCGCTGCTGGGAGCTCTTGCCTCCGGCTTCACACTAATTGAAGATACTGCCCTCTGCCAACGGATGGATATTTCGATTGCGGCGATTGATGTCACTGAACGGGAAATCTATCTTAACCCTGCGGCTGGTCTGGATGCGGAGGAATGCAAATTCGTCCTTGCCCATGAGCTGCTGCATGCCGGACTGCACCATCAGGAACGCTGCCAGGGCCGGGATCATTATCTCTGGAACGTGGCCTGTGATTATGTCATTAATCATTGGCTTGCAGAGATGCATGTCGGCGAAATTCCGCAAGTAGGCATCCTGCTGGATGAGGAGATGCGGGGAATGTCGGCAGAAGCCATTTATGATCGCTTGGTGACGGATATGCGGCTCTACCGTAAGCTGAACACGCTTCGGGGCACCGGAGGAGCGGATATGCTGGATCAGGGCAGAGCGGGTCTGTGGGACCCGCGTGACGGGGTAAGTATGGATGAATTCTGCCGCAATGCGCTGCAGCAGGGGCTGCTCTATCATCAGGAGAGCGGGCGGGGACTGATTCCCGCCGGATTGATTGAAGAGATCCGCGCGCTGGGCCAACCCGCCATCCAGTGGGATGTGGAGCTGGCCAAGTGGTTCGACAGTTATTTCTCTCCGGTGGAGAAGGTGCGCACCTATGCGCGTGTAAGCCGCCGGCAATCATCCACGCCGGATATCGCCAGGCCGAAGTGGGTGGATCAGGGCGGAGACGAGGACGGGCGTACGTTCGGCGTGATTCTGGACACCTCAGGCTCGATGGACCGGAAGCTGCTCGCTAAGGCGCTCGGCGCGATTGCCAGCTACAGCCTGTCAAGAGATGTGCCTGCAGCCAGAGTTGTTTTCTGCGATGCGGCTGCTTATGATCAGGGCTATATGAAGCCCGAGGATATCGCGGAGAGCGTCAAGGTACGGGGCCGGGGAGGCACGGTGCTTCAGCCGGGCATCGATCTGCTCCAGCAGGCCGAGGACTTCCCGAAGAATGGCCCGATCCTGATCATTACCGACGGCTATTGCGACAAAGTTTATGTCAAAAGAGAGCACGCTTATATTTTGCCCAAAGGAAGACATCTGCCGTTTGTGCCCAAGGGTCCGGTGTTCCGGATGGAGTAGGCGGAGGGAGCGAGAGAAGGGAATGAGAGGCCTTTATGCCTTTGAGTGCGCTGGATTGGCGACATACGGGGGAATGAGAGGCCTTTATGCCTTTGAGTGCGCTGGATTGGCGGCATACGGTGGAATGAGAGGCATATATGCCTTTGAATGTGCTAGATTGGCGGCAAATGGGGAAATGAGAGGCCTTTATGCCTCTGAGTGCGCTGGATTGGCGACAAACGGAGGAATGAGAGGCCTTTATGCCTTTGAATGTGCTAGATTGGCGGCAAATGGGGAAATGAGAGACCTTTATGCCTCTGAATGTGCTAGATTGGCGACATACGGGGGGATGAGGGGCCTTTATGCCTTTGAATGTGCTAGATTGGCGGCAAATGGGGAAATGAGAGGCCTTTATGCCTTTGAGTGCGCTGGATTGGCGGCATACGGTGGAATGAGAGGCATATATGCCTTTGAATGTGCTGGATTGGCGACAAACGGAGGAATGAGAGGCCTTTATGCCTTTGAAAGTGTTGAATTGGCGGTTGATGGAGGGAGAAGTTTGCGTGGAGTAAGAGATATATCCCATAAAAGTGGAGCCCACAGCAGCGTTCGGCGAAAAGTGAGAATACTTATTCCGATGCCTGAAGGCAGGCTTCAAGACAATTCTATTTACTTTGAGAGACGTATGATTATATACGAACTTGCTAATGTTTCATTTGAGTAGATGAGATTTCTATGGGGACTGTATAGCCTCTATTTGTGCTTTTTAGCTGACTTTGCTGGTCTTACGGACTGTATAGCCCCTATTGCCGATTATTTCGCCATAAACAAACTAATTTTACTCTAATAGAGGCTCCTGAGTCCGTTAGGCGGGAAGATGGCATCCGAACGGACAAATAGAGGCTCCTCGGTCCGTAAGGTGGGGTGATAGGACCAACCAACCTCTCTCCCGACAGGTACTCACCAGAGCCGTCCCCGCCAGGCCTTCACCAGGTACTCACCAGAGCCGTCCCCGCCAAGCCTTCACCAGGTACTCAACCAGAGCCGCGCCGCCAAGCCTTCACCAGTTACTCAACCAGAGCTGCGCCGCCAAGCCCCTCAACAGTTACTCTAATAACTACACCACCCGCCCCAGTCCCCTAACTGTTACGCCCCAGAACCTACTCCTGCAACTTACACTCCCAACTTCGGCAGCTATTCCAACCACTATTCCCTCCCGCATCATGCTTTGCCCACCAGGTTACTTTATAAAAACATGAATTTAGACAGGAAAGCTGACATTTGATATAGTGCCTGCGTGGTTTTTGCGATAAATTGAGTGGATAACCAGCAGTTTTTGTCCTGAACGGAGATGAAAGTTCATTTTATCCCAAAAGTTTGTGAAAAAAGCTAACACTGACACAGTTAATTCACAGCTCGATGTAAAACGTTAAAGGGATAAAGAGTTATTTTGCAGAAATAAGTCGAAAATGAACGAAACCCTCTTAGGGAGCGCTGGGGCATCATTTTATTTCACATAAAGGTGGGGGATCATATGGCAGCAGGCAACAAAAACAAAGAGAAGCTGGGTAGTTTAGGGATTCGCGGAAAGCTGTTTCTATCCGTAATTTCATCGGTGGTTATTATACTTGTTATCGTTTCGGCCATTATTTACAGCAATTCCAAAAAGATTATCGTCGATGATCTGAACAGCGCTTTGACCTATGAGAAAGAACAAATCAGCGTCAAGGTGAACCAACTGCTGCAGCCTGCGTCAGACAGTGTCGAGCTGCTGAACGCCAATGCTTACGTTCGGAGCTTCATCCGAAGCGCTGATTCTGCGGATACGCTGAAGTCCAAGGCTGGCTACACCGAACTGGTGCGGACGCTTAATCTGATTAAGGAGAACAACCGGAATCTGCTGAATGTATATGTGGGACTGGACGGGATCAACAAGGTGATTACCCAGGATGAGTTCGATCCTCCGGCTGATTACAATATGAAAGAGCGTGCCTGGTACGCGGTTACGGCCAAGAACAACCGACTTACAGTAACCGATCCCTATATTGATGCAGGCTCCGGTAAAATGGTGGTCACGCTCAGCGCCCCCATCCTCGACGATTCGGGCGAGCTGC
This window encodes:
- a CDS encoding vWA domain-containing protein; this translates as MAKKRAPQQDIAALNYTEAHRFITLHPMFAPLASHAYIYRDESSWRGYPEEGWAVVNSRGAIYVHPKRRGEVEEWIYVLAHCLLYLGFGHFQDREHPVLWNIACDVYISKFLYDMKLGKPPGEFGFRVDIPAGSEQKLYERLVERGVPDELKVHGTAGDKHGDMMIVPTRSGYAGTRKTDWEGAFATGLAMAAAKAVNVAAGYEASMFTAEVRNTPAARARNWFIDHYPLLGALASGFTLIEDTALCQRMDISIAAIDVTEREIYLNPAAGLDAEECKFVLAHELLHAGLHHQERCQGRDHYLWNVACDYVINHWLAEMHVGEIPQVGILLDEEMRGMSAEAIYDRLVTDMRLYRKLNTLRGTGGADMLDQGRAGLWDPRDGVSMDEFCRNALQQGLLYHQESGRGLIPAGLIEEIRALGQPAIQWDVELAKWFDSYFSPVEKVRTYARVSRRQSSTPDIARPKWVDQGGDEDGRTFGVILDTSGSMDRKLLAKALGAIASYSLSRDVPAARVVFCDAAAYDQGYMKPEDIAESVKVRGRGGTVLQPGIDLLQQAEDFPKNGPILIITDGYCDKVYVKREHAYILPKGRHLPFVPKGPVFRME